The genomic window CGCCATGCCTGACACCATCCTGCTCACCCTCCAGGTCAACGGCGTGCGCCGCACGGTCGACACCCATCCCATGGCGCGGCTCCTGGACGTGCTCCGCGACGGCCTGCGCCTCACCGGCACCAAGGAGGGCTGCGGCGAGGGCGAGTGCGGGGCCTGCACGGTCCTGCTCAACGGCCGCGTCGTGAACAGCTGCCTCATTCCGGCCCTGCAGGCCCAGGACGGGGTGGTGGTGACCGTCGAGGGCCTGGCCGAGGGGGACGACCTCTCGCCCATCCAGGACGCCTTCCTCACCCACAACGCCGCCCAGTGCGGCTTCTGCACGCCGGGGATGCTGATGGCCGCCGACGACCTGCTGCGCCGCTGCCCGAACCCGGACAAGGAGCAGGTCCAGGAGGGCCTGGCCGGGAACCTCTGCCGGTGCACCGGCTACTCCAAGATCGTGGACGCGGTGCGGTCCGTGGCCCGGCAGGGGGAGGGCCGATGAGATCCTTCCTTCCCGACTACGCCATCCAGGCGCCCGGAACCCTGGCCGAGGCCCTGCGCCTGATGGCCGCCGAGCCCGGCGCGTGGACCCCCATCGCCGGCGGCACCGACCTCATGGTGCTGTTCAACGCGGGCCGGCTCCAGGGCCGCAGGCTCCTGGACCTTTCCCGGATCTACGAGCTGCGCGGCATCGAGGACGACCCCGCTCGGCTCTCCCTCGGGTCCCTGATCACCTACACCGAGCTGCTCGAGCAGCGCGCCGTTCACCAGTTCTTCCCCAACCTGGTGAAGAGCGCCCGTGCCACGGGCGCCCTGGCCATCCAGAACCGCGGCACCCTGGGGGGCAACATCGTCAACGCCAGCCCCGCCGCCGACACCCCCCCGAGCCTCCTGGCCTACGGCGCCGAGGTGCAGCTGGTCTCGGTGCGGGGCTCGCGCTGGGTGGCCTACGACGCCTTCCACCTGGACTACAAGAAGATGGACCTGGCCCCCGACGAGCTGGTGGCGCGCATCCGCCTTCCCAAGCCCCAGGGCCGGGGCTTCCACTTCTACCGCAAGGTGGGCACGCGCCAGGCCCAGGCCATCTCGAAGGTCTGCCTCGCCGCCTACGCCCGCATCGAGGGCCGCGTGGTGACCGAGCTGCGGGTGGGGCTGGGCTCCGTGGCCCCCGTGCCCCTGCGGGCGCGGCACGCCGAGGCGGTCGTGGCGGGCCGCGCGCTGGACGCGCTGCCCATCGAGGAGGCCCGCCGCGCGGTGCTGGAGGACATCTCCCCCATCGACGACATCCGCGCCTCCGCCCACTACCGGCAGGTGGTCACGGGCAACGTGCTGGCGCAGATGCTGACGGAGCTGGGCCGGGCCAGGACGGTCTGATCCCTCAACCCCGCACGTCCTTCAGGGCGAGCGCCATGCGCGCGCAGGCCTCGTTCTGCTCGTCCACGTCGTGGGCGGCGAAGCCCAGGCAGATCCAGGGGATCTCCCGGCGGTGGAAGTCGTAGAGGGAGCCGGGGTAGAAGACCACGCCCCGGGCCACGCAGCGCTCGGTCCACTTCGCCAGGGGGACGCTGTCGTCCACCCGGGCCCAGAGGGCCAGGCCCTCCTTGGGGTCCCGCACCTGCAGGGCGGGGTGGAGATGCAGGAGGAGGCGGTCCACCATGGTCTCGCGGCGCTCGTCGGCGAGCTTGCGGGTGCGGCGCAGGTGGCGGAGGACCTCGCCGTCCCGCAGGATCTCCTCGATGGTGGCCTCCTGCACCTGGTTCC from Geothrix sp. 21YS21S-2 includes these protein-coding regions:
- a CDS encoding (2Fe-2S)-binding protein — encoded protein: MPDTILLTLQVNGVRRTVDTHPMARLLDVLRDGLRLTGTKEGCGEGECGACTVLLNGRVVNSCLIPALQAQDGVVVTVEGLAEGDDLSPIQDAFLTHNAAQCGFCTPGMLMAADDLLRRCPNPDKEQVQEGLAGNLCRCTGYSKIVDAVRSVARQGEGR
- a CDS encoding xanthine dehydrogenase family protein subunit M: MRSFLPDYAIQAPGTLAEALRLMAAEPGAWTPIAGGTDLMVLFNAGRLQGRRLLDLSRIYELRGIEDDPARLSLGSLITYTELLEQRAVHQFFPNLVKSARATGALAIQNRGTLGGNIVNASPAADTPPSLLAYGAEVQLVSVRGSRWVAYDAFHLDYKKMDLAPDELVARIRLPKPQGRGFHFYRKVGTRQAQAISKVCLAAYARIEGRVVTELRVGLGSVAPVPLRARHAEAVVAGRALDALPIEEARRAVLEDISPIDDIRASAHYRQVVTGNVLAQMLTELGRARTV